The Gordonia iterans DNA window GCGCTCCCCCGCCGGCACGACGTCGCCGGACAGGTAGGCGATCTGCGGGTCGAGCTGGCGCAGTCCGTGCCGGTGCGCGTACTGGCGCACCAGTCCGGCCCGCACGACGGCTCCGTCCGGGTCGACGATGTACTCGCCGACCGCGGGATCGTCGAGCTCGTCGGGGTCGTCGGACGTCACCTCGTACAGCCGCGTCCGCGCCGGCGTCCCTGGATCGGCAGCCGGGTCCGGGACGGTCCGCAGCACGCTCGCCCGGTTCTCCGGGGCACCGCGCACCTCCGTCCACAAACAGGTCTCGCGGACGCCCCCGTCAAGCGAGACCACCTGCACCTGGCCCTCGAACCCGAAACGGGTCCGCAGCTTCCGGTAGTCCAGGCCCGGCGCGCACTTGACCACCATCGCCCGCCCCGCGTACACCGCGAGCAGCTCCAGCAGGGGCGGATCGAGGCGGTCGATGCCGAAGACTCGCCCGCCGGCGTCGCGCCGGGCCGGGTCGGCGACGATCACGTCCGCGGTCGACGTCGGGGTCAGCGCATCGGCCCGCAACAGCGTCGGCCGGCGGCCGCTCACCCCGGTCTCGAGATTGTGCTGAGCCATCGTCAGCCGGACCGGGTCGACGTCGGAGCCGAGGACACCGCGCACCCCCGGCTCCGCCGCGAGGGCGAGCAGCTCGCCGCCGATCGAGCAGGTCACGTCGTGGACCACCGCGCCCGGGTGCCGTGCGACGATGTCGCCCGCACGCAAGGCGGCGACCGGCCCGGCGGTGGCCTGCTGCACCGACGCCTCGTCCGCGAGCAGCCGATCCGGACGGGGGAACTTGCCGACGGCGCGTCGTCGTGCACGGACCGTCTCCGCGAGCGCGGCGGCATGCTCGGGGTACCGCGCACGCAGCACGGTGAGATCGGCCAGCAGCGACGACGGCGTCAGCGCCAGTTCCGCGGCGCTCTGCAGCGCCTTGTCGCCGTACCGGGAACGCAGGAAGGCGACGTCGTCCGGCGTGAACTCGTAGGCCACCGTTCGCGGCCTAGGAGGCCGGGGCCTCCGGCGCAGGCTTGCAGCCGGTGATGAGCACGTTGTAGAAGAACTGCGGCGGCACCACCTTCTGCAGGACGTTGTCGTCGAGCCAGGTCATCCGCTTCCAGCCGCCGAACGCGAACCGTGCCCAGCCCCAGCCGAGCTTCTCCGCGGGCACCGCCGCCTCGAAGGTCCGCACCGGCCAGCCGAGCATCGCCGCGGCCAGCTCCTCGCTCGCCGACGCCACGTCGACGGCGCCGGCCGCGGTGGCCAGCTCCTCGAGGTCCTGCGGCGAGAAGGTGTGGATGTCCACCACGGCTTCGAGGGCGGCGGCCCGCGAGGACTCGTCGAGCTCTTCCTGCGGACGCCGCCACGACTGCAGCGGGCCGAACTTGGTGATGTTGGTGGTGGCCCACCAGGTGGCCCGGCTCATCCAGCGCGCGTAGAAGTCACCGAGGGTCGACGGCTCGCCGGCGAACACGAAGCGCCCGCCCGGCTTCAGGACCCGCAGCACCTCGCGCAGCGCCTGTTCGACGTCTGGGATGTGGTGCAGCACAGCGTGTCCGACCACGAGATCGAAGGTGTCGTCGTCGTACGGAATCTTCTCGGCGTCGGCGACCCGGCCGTCGACGTCGAGCCCGAGGCCCTCGGCGTTGCGCAGCGCGACCTTGACCATGCCCGGTGAGAGATCGGTGACCGAACCCTTGGTGGCGACGCCCGACTGCATCAGGTTGAGCAGGAAGAAGCCGGTGCCGCAGCCCAGTTCCATGGCCCGCTCGTACGGCAGGTCCGCGTCGGGCACGATCCGGTCGAGGCGGCCGCGGGCGTAGTCGATGCAGCGCTCGTCGAACGAGATCGACCACTTCTCGTCGTAGGTCTCGGCCTCCCAGTCGTGGTACAGGACCTGGGCGAGCTTGGTGTCGGTGAGCGCAGCCTCCACCTCTTCGGCGGTGGCGTGCGGGTTCGGCTTCGGGTCCGAAGTGGTGGGGTCGTCGATCGACGTCATCTACTGGCTACTTTCCGGTGAATTCGGCCTTGCCCGGGCCGTTCTCGATGAACGACGCCATGCCGATGGCACGGTCGTCGGTGGCGAACAGGGACGCGAACAGCTGCGCCTCGATCTTCAGGCCGGTCTCCAGGTCGGTCTCCAGGCCCTGATCGATCGCGGCCTTGGCCGCGGCGATCGCCGCCGAGGCGCCGCCGGTGAACCTGCTCGCCCAGGTCAGGGCGGCGTTGTACACCTCGTCCGGGGCGACGACCTCGTCGACCAGACCGATCTGCAGGGCCTCCTCGGCACCGACGAAGCGGCCCGTGAAGACCATGTCCTTGGCACGGGAGGGGCCGACGAGCCGGGCCAGGCGCTGGGTGCCGCCGCCGCCGGGGATCACTCCGAGCAGCACCTCGGGAACCCCGAGCTTGGCGTTGTCTCCGGCGATACGACGGTCCGCGCCGAGCGCGACCTCCAGGCCGCCGCCGAGCGCGTAGCCGGTGATCGCGGCGACCGTCGGCTTGGTGATCTCGGAGATCGCGCCCAGGCCGCGCTGGAGTCGGCGAGCGATCTTGGCCATCTCCTGGAAGGAGATGTCGTTCATCTCCTTGATGTCGGCGCCGGCCGCGAACACCTTGGGTCCGCCGTAGACGACGACGGCCTTGATGTCGTCGCGCGCGTTCGCCTCGGCCGCCGCGGCGACGAGCTCGTCCTGCACCTGACGGTTCAGCGCGTTCATCGGCGGCCGGTGCAGTTTGACGGTGCCGACGCCGGGGTGGTCCTGCGAGGTCTCGAGAGTCACGAACTCAGCCATGAGGTGCAGGCTACCGGGTGCCTGCCTGCCGGAACCAACTGCGTCCGCCGCCGGCACACCGGCGCGTAACGTCGAACCATGTCCGACGATGCCCGGCAAGTCGAGGTGCCCGGTCCGCGCGGAGCGGACGGGAACGACACAATTCGCACCATTCGTCTCAGCAGTCCCGATCGCGTGTACTTTCCGCAGCCCGGCTACACCAAAGGCGACCTCGCGAACTACTACCTGAGCGTCGGCGAGGGGATCACCCGCGCGCTCGACCGGCGCCCCTGCATGCTGCACCGCTTCCCCAAGGGCCTCGCGGGGAAGAAGGTCCACCAGAAGAAGCTGCCCGCCGGCGCACCGGACTGGGTGCAGACGGTGCCGATCTACTTTCCGCGCTTCTCCCGGACCGTCGACGAGCTGTGCGTGACCGAGCTCGGCGCGGTGATCTGGGCAGTGCAGATGTCGACCGTGGAGTTCCATCCGTGGAACTCCCGGCGCGACCTGATGGTCGGACCCGGCCGGTTCGCCGCTGGCGGCGACGTCGAGAAGCCCGACGAGTGGCGGATCGATCTGGACCCGATGCCCGAATGCGACTTCGCCCGAGTGCGACGCGTCGCCCATGCCGCGCACGAACTGCTCGACGAGCTCGGCATCCGGGGTTTCCCGAAGACCTCCGGCGGCGGCGCCGGGAGCGCAGCGAGCGGGCCGAATCACGTCAGCGGTCTGCACATCTATGTCCGGATCGTGCCGGAGTGGGGTTTCGCCGACGTACGACGAGCCGCGCTCGCCTTCGGCGCCGAACTGGCCCGGCGGCTGCCCGACGACGCCACGGTCACCTGGTGGCGCAAGGACCGCGATCCGTCGAAGGTGTTCGTCGACTTCAACCAGAACGCCCGCGACCACACCATGGCGGCCGCGTACTCGGTCCGCTCGACGCCGATCGCCACGGTGAGCGCGCCGATCGACTGGAGCGAGCTCGACGACGCCGAGCCCGACGACTTCACGATCGCGACGATGCCTGAGCGATTCGCGCGGATCGGAGATCTCTTCGCCCCGATCGACGACGTCACCCATCGTCTGGACACCCTCCTGGAGTGGGCCGCCCGCGACGAGGCCGCCGCGGAGTAGACGACGCCCGGGGTCTCGATACGGCTCGGCTAGCGCCTCGCCTACTCGACCACCAAACGGCCTCGCCTACTCGACCACCAGAACGGCGGGCCCGGAGCCGGTGGTCGAATAGCGGGACGAACGCAGTGAGACGCGCGTATCGAGACCCCGCACCCGGGCGCACCTGTAGGGGTGGTCCCGGACTTGTCAGGGTGGTCGAGTAGTGGGGCGAACGCAGCGAGTCCCGCGTATCGAGACCCCCACCCACCGAAACCAGGGTGCCCGGCACCGCAGTCTCGACGTGGCACCCCCAGCCGAAGGTGCCAGAACGAATCGACTGTGCCCGGCACCCTCATCTCGACCCGTTCGACGCGCCCACCACGGTCTCGATACGGCTCGGCTAGCGCCTCGCCTACTCGACCACCAAAACGGCTCGCGTACTCGACCGCCACACGGCCTCGCGTACTCGACCACCAGAACGGCGGGACCGGACCTGGTGGTCGAGTAGCGGGCGAACGCAGTGAGTCCCGCGTATCGAGACCCCCAATCGGGCGGCCGGTGCGGCTACGGCGTGGCGGCGTACGCGGCGGCGAGGTCGATCCGGACCCACCCGCCGTTGACGCCGGACTGATCGAGCGGATAGCCCGGCCCGACCGCCGTGCGGCGCAGGATGTCCAGGCGCTGCGCGTCGGACAGGTGCGGGAAGCGGGTGCGCAGAAGCGCGGCCGCGGATGCCGGGATCGTGCTCTTCATGGTCGGGAACACCGGATCGAAGCTGTAGACCATGTCGGCGCGATGCGAGGCCAGGGCCTGCGCGGTGGGCTGGACGGTGGGATCGGCGGCGACCACACGCGCCAGCGGCTGGCCCAGGGCCTTCGACAACTGCGTACGCAGCTGGGTGCCGGCTTCCCGGATGAGCCGGGAGAACGCCGGATCGTTCAGTCGCGCCGCGGCCAGATCCTGGCCCATGATCCGCCCGCCCATCACGTCGAGCGGGTAGTGCACGCCGAGCACGATCCGGCTCCGGCCGATGTCCCCTGAGCGGGCGATGATCTGCGGGCCGAGTTCGGGGATCCAGGACGCTAGGAGGGCGCCGGTCCAGTACCCCATCGCGGTGTGCCCCGAGGGGTACGAACCGTTGCCGGCGACGTCGGAGTACACCGAGCCGCCCGGACGGTCGTAGCGCTTGATCTTCCGCGGGGCGGCCTCGAACGGGCGCGGGTTGTCGTAGTACTCCTTCTCCAGCAGCGTCGTCCCGAGCGGCAACATGGTGCGCGCGGTGTAGCCGCTGGTGAGCTGCTCGACCTTCGGCAGCTTCCCGGCGGCCAGCAGCGACCGGAAGGCCGCACCGGCACGGTCGCCGAGCGCATAGGTCATCGAGAGCAGGCGATCGTCGTAGTTGATCTCGATCGCATCCTTGCGCTGCGCAGGATCGGCCGCGTGGTTGATCTCGATCACCGTGTCGAGGTTCTGCTTGATCACCTTCGGGTGGTGCTCGCGCAGGACGGTGAAGCCGTCGAGCACCGGGATGTAGGTGCCGCCCGGCGGGATGTCGGACTCGAACGGCCCGACCAGCTGCGCGGGCCCGAAGCCGGCCGGCGCAGCCTGCGCGGGCGGGGCCGCGACCGTCGTCGAGAAGCTCGTGAGGAGCAGGGCGAGGGAACTGAACAGGCTCAGAAAGAGCAATCGGCTACGTGTCACGACGATCAGATTCTCCCGCTCCCGGCCGCCGCGCAAGTTCTCACCCGGCAGCAAGATTCCAGACACCTGACCGTCATCTTCGCGCCGCTTTCGACGCCGGTGCGCACGGGTGTCATCGGTCGCCGAGCCGATCGAGGCGGCCGTCGCTCAGGGCGGCGAAGTAGTCCGCCGAGTCGTCGAACCCGAGCCCGAGGATGCCTTCGCCGTCGGAGACCCGTGGCTCGATCGGGGAGATGACGCGGGATGCGCCCATCAACTCGGCGACGGTGCCGAACCGTGCGATCTCGCGAAGCTGCGTCCACGTCGGCGGAAGCAGAAAGCGACGCCCGCTCTCCCAGTCGGCGAGTGCCAGCCGCGCAGTCCGCCATTCGGTCGCCTCGGCCTCGGTGGTCGCGCCGTCCGCGGCGTGCCCGTCGGGCAGCGCGGCGAGGAAGAAGCGAGTGTCGTAGCGTCGTCGTTCGTTCTTCGGGGTGATCCAATGCGCCATCGGCGCCAGCAGATCGGCGCGCAGCACCAGGTCGTTGTCGCTCAGGAACTGCGCGAACGAGAGGTCCTTGCCGACCAGCCGCGCGCGCTCGCCGGCGAACGCCGACGGGTCCGGCGAGACGGCGTCTTCGGTGCCCGCGAGCAGCACGCCGCATTCCTCGAAGGTCTCCCGGACCGCCGCCGAGACCAGTGCCCGGGCCGTCGCCTCGTCGGTGGACAGCCGCTCGGCCCACCATGCAGGCCCCGGGCCGGCCCACCGGATCTGCGCGTCGCGGTCGCGGTCGTCGACTCCCCCGCCCGGAAAGACGGTCATACCGCCGGCGAACGCCATCTGCTTGACGCGGTGCTGGAGGAAGACCTCGATGCCTGCGTCTCCGTCGCGCACCAGGACGACGGTCGACGCGTCGCGCAGCGGGGCGACCTCGGGGGCGGCAGCGGTCTGCTCTTCCGACGGGCTCATCCGGCGATCCTCCTCCGCGACCGCACCGAGTGAGCGGTCGCATAGTCCTCTTCTCCGGACTGTAGCCCGCGTCACTCCGCGGCGCGGCGGTGACCTCCCGGCCGGCGTGCCCGGCGTGCGAAGTAGCGATCGTCGTCGCGAGTGAGCGCGATGGACTGCCGGAAGGTCGCGGTCAGATTCTCCGCGGTCAGCGTGACTTCCAGCGGACCCTGGGCGGTCACCTCGCCCTCGGACAGCATGAGGAGATTGGTGAATCCCGGCGGGATCTCCTCGACGTGATGGGTGATGAGCACGATCGCCGGGGCGTCCGGGTCGGCGGCGAGCGCACCCAGGCGAGCGACCAGTTCCTCGCGGCCGCCCAGGTCGAGTCCGGCGGCCGGCTCGTCGAGCAGGAGCAGTTCCGGGTCGGTCATCAGTCCGCGCGCGATCAGCACCCGTTTGCGCTCGCCTTCCGACAGCGTCCCGAAAGTGCGGTCGACGAGGTGCTCCGCGCCCATCGACTCGAGGACCTCGATGGCGCGTTCGCGATCGAAGTCGTCGTACTCCTCGCGCCAGCGCCCGAGCACCGAGTAGCCGGCCGAGATCACCAGATCGGCGACCACTTCGCCGGGCGGCACGCGTCCCGCCAGGGCCGAACTGACCAATCCGATGCGGGTGGTCAGGTCACGGAGATCGGTGCGCCCCAACTGTTCTCCGAGGACGAACGCCGTGCCCGAGGTCGGGTGCTCGATGGCCCCGGCCATCCGCAGCAGCGACGTCTTGCCCGCCCCGTTCGGGCCGATGATCACCCAGCGCTCGTCGAGTTCCACCTGCCAGTCGATCGGACCGACCAGCGTCTTGCCGCCGCGGGCCAGCGTCACGTCGTGGAAATCGAGGATCAGATCGGGATCGGTCAGCGCGTCAGTCACACCCCCATGATGCACCCCGGCGACCACGCTTCCGGGAATACCTCGCCGGTGCGGCGGACTTGAACCGGTATGTGAGTCAGATCAGCGTTCCCGTGTCCCTCCTCGACCTCGCGCAGGTCGGCCCCGGCGAAACCGTCCGCGAGGCCTTGCATCATTCTCTCGAGCTGGCCCGGTTCGCCGACAGCACCGTGCCCGACAGGACCGTCGCCGACCGCAACGACGCCGGCGCCGGCGGATTCCGGCGACTCTGGTACGCCGAGCATCACAACATGGCCGCGATCGCCTCGGCCGCTCCCGCCGTGCTGATCGCGCGCATGGCCGCGGCGACCTCCCGCATCCGGCTGGGCGCGGGCGGCGTGATGCTGCCCAACCACTCGCCCCTGGCGATCGCCGAGCAGTTCGGCACCCTGGCCGAATTGTTCGGCGACCGGATCGACCTCGGCCTCGGCCGCGCACCCGGCGGCGACCGGGCCACCTTCGCGGCCCTGCGGCGCAGTCCGGCCGACGCGGACCAGTTCCCTCGCGACGTCGTCGAACTGCAGGGCTACCTGCGCGGCATACCGCAGACCTTCGAGACCGCGCAGGACCCGGCGGCCGGCGTCGTCGCCACACCCGGCGCCGGCACCGACGTCCCCCTGTACATCCTCGGATCGTCGCTCTTCGGCGCCCAGCTCGCCGCCTATCTCGGCCTCCCCTACGCGTTCGCCTCCCACTTCGCCCCGGCCGCGCTGGAACAGGCGATCAGCCTGTACCGCAAGGAGTTCCGACCGGCGCAGACGCCCGACGGCGGCACGACCGAGCCGTATGTGATCGCCGCGGCCGCGGTCATCGCGGACGCCGACGCCGAGCTCGCCGCACGACAGTTGCACGAGGCCAAGCGGCAGCGCGCCAAGTTCCTGTTCGCCCGCGACCGCACGCTGTCCGACGACCAGGCCGACGCCCTGCTGGCCGGTCCCGCCGGACGCCAGGTCGACGAGATGCTGCGCTACGCCGCCGTGGGCACACCCGAGCACGTGCGCGACGAGCTGAACCGCTTCGCCGAGCACGCCCAGGCGGACGAGCTGATGCTCGGCTCCCTGGCCCCGAACCGCGCGGTCTGGTTCGGGACGGTAGAGAAGCTCGCACAACTCGCGGCGTGACGCGCGGCCTCAACCGAGCGCGCTCCGATCGCCGTCCTCGGGCGGCCGGAACTCCGCGATCACGGTGCAGCTCCCCGGCGCCACCTCGGTGTAGCCGGCATCGCGCACTGCGACGGCGCGGCCGGCGCGTTCGTCGTCGAGCAGCGTCGCCCACCGCTGGGCGCCGGCCTGCCGCACGGTCAGCGGGCAACCGCTCCGGTACCACTCCTCCACCTGATCGGCGGGCACCAGCGGGGCGCCCAGCATCGAGGCGTGCGACACCTGCGCCGCGAGCTTGCCGACGGTCATCGGCAGGTTCGGCGCCACCCAGAGGCACAGCCCTTCCGCTGGAGTGGACGGCAGGTCGCCCTCCACGTCGGTCCCCTCGATCTGCAGCCGGGTCAGCCGCCGATCGGTGTCGCCGACCGGGCCGGGCACGAACGCTCGTGCCTGCGCACCGGCGCAGTCGACCGTCACTCCCGGAACCTCCTGCGCGGCGCGCCACTGCGCTCCCCGCGCACGTCGGGCGATCTTCCGGATCCGCCCCGCACACCACCGATCGAAGGCCTCCGCCCACTCGCCGTCGGGCTCGGCCCGGGGATCCAGGCAGGCCAGCACCGTCGCCCGGGCGACGGCCTCCAGGAGCGCCGTCCGGTCCGGCGGATCGGACTTCTCGATGCGCAGCACCAGCGGCATCGCCAGCACCCGCGCCGGATCCTCCGGGTCGGCCACCTGCGGCGCGTACCCGGCGAAGCGGGCCATTCTGCCGTTCAACCCCATCGGCTCACGGTATCGCGTGCGCCGTCGTCTCTCCTCGCCGGGAGATGAGCCGCCCGGCCGGGAGCGTTCTGCGCGACTCGGACGCAACCCGCGCCGACGCCGTCATCGATACGGATGACTTCTCCCCTGCGCGGTGCCGAGAGGCCGGAAGGCGCACGTCGCACCGGTTAGACTGACCGGAGCATTCGCGCGGAGGGACAGAGGTGGCGATGGCGGCGAAGCGTCTGTGGGGTGGGTTGGGCACGCGTCTCGCCGCGCTGGTCCTCGGCGCGTCCCTGGCACTGGGAGCGACCGCGTGCGGCGGAGAGATCCAAGGCCGGGCCCTGCGCGGCCCGAGCCCCAGCACCGAGGGCCTGCAGAAGCCGGTCCGGGTGGCCTCCAACGTCCCGATGAAGAAGCTGGCACCCGGGGAGAAGCCGCCCCAGTTCATCCTGTTCTCGTTCGACGGCGTCGGCGTCGGCGAGAACTGGGACCTGTTCCTCGACGTGTCCAAGGAGACCGATTCCCGGTTCACCGCGCTGATGACCGGGCTGTACTTCCTCACCGACGCGGCACGCAAGAAGTACCGCGGACCCGGCCATCGGCCCGGTGAATCGTCGATCGCCTTCGGCGGCACCAAGGCCGAGGTCGTCGAGCAGATCGAGTACCTGAACAAGACCTGGTACGACGGTCATGAGATGGGCACCCACTTCGTCGGGCACTTCTGCGCCGGCACCAAGCACCCGGGGAAGGCGTGGACCACCAAGGACTGGAACCACGAGTTGGACCAGTTCTTCTCGCTCATGGTCGACTGGCGCAAGAACACCGGCATCACCACCGGCCCCGACCTGGCCTTCGGTCCCGACGTCGTCAAGGGCGGGCGCACCCAGTGTCTGGAAGGATCCCCGCGGGCGCTCTTCCCGGCGCTCCGCGCGCACGACATGACCTGGGACTCGTCGTTCCCCGCACCAGAACCCGGCGTCCGCTGGCCGCATCAGCAGGGCGGCATCTGGGAGTTTCACGTTCCGGTCACCTGGTCGCCACCGCTCAAACGCAGGCAGATGGCACTGGACTACAACTACTGGTTCAGCGTCAACGGCGCGAAGAACGTTCCGCGCGACGCCCCGCGCATCCGCCGGATCGTCAAGCAGAGCTACGACTACATCTACAAGCGCGCGTACGAGGGCAACCGCGCCCCCGTGGTGATCGCCAACCACTTCAACGACTGGAGCGGCAACGCCTTCAACCCGGCGACGGCCGACTTCATGCGTGACGCGTGCGTCAAACCCGAGACCATCTGCGCCACGCACCAGGACGTGATCGCCTGGATGGAGTTGCAGGACCCCGCCGTGCTCAAAGAACTCCAGGCGCGCCCCGCAGTCGCGGTGGACGCCCGGCGCTGAGCCACCCGCTCGTTGAGCCGCCGAGGCACGAGGCGAGTCGAAACGCGACCTTTCGACAAGCTCAAGGAGCGAGGCGAGGCACGAGGCGAGTCGAAACGCGACCTTTCGACAAGCTCAAGGAGCGAGGCGAGGCACGAGGCGAGTCGAAACGCGCCGACCTTTCGACAAGCTCAAGGAGCGAGGCGAGGCACGAGACGAGTCGAAACGCGCCGACCTTTCGACAAGCTCAAGGAGCGAGGCGAGGCACGAGACGAGTCGAAACGCGCCGACCTTTCGACAAGCTCAAGGAGCGAGGCGAGGCACGAGGCGAGTCGAAACGCGCCGACCTTTCGACAAGCTCAAGGAGCGGGAGACAAGCTCAAGGAGCGGGGGACAAGCTCAAGGAGCGAGAACCAGCTCAAGGAGCGGGCGACACGCTCACGGAGCGGTCAGTGGCACGCGCTGCACGCCGCAGTCGACGGCATCGGCCGCCTCCACCTCGTCGCGGGTGACGCCCAGCATGTAGAGCACCGCGTCCAAGTAGGGATGATCGAGCGTCGCGTCGGCGACCTCGCGCAGCGCGGGCTTGGCATTGAACGCGATGCCCATCCCGGCCGCTGAGAGCATGTCGATGTCGTTGGCGCCGTCGCCCACAGCGACGGTCTGCTCCATCGGGACGCCCATCTCGGCGGCGAACTCGGCCAGGCAACGCGCCTTGCCCGCGCGGTCCACCACCTCGCCGATCACCCTGCCGGTGAGCGTGCCGTCGACGATCTCCAGCGTGTTGGCCCGGACGAAGTCCAGTTCCAGCTGCGCGGCCAACGGATCGATCACCTGGCGGAAGCCGCCGGAGACCACCCCGCAGTGATAGCCCAGCCGGTTGAGCGTGCGGATCGTGGTGCGCGCGCCGGGGGTCAACTCCAGGCTCTGCGCCACCTTGTCGATCACCGAGGCGTCCAGGCCCTCGAGAGCGCGCACCCGCTCGTGCAGCGACTGCGCGAAGTCCAGTTCCCCCCGCATGGCCGCCTCGGTGACCGCGGCCACCTCGGCCTCGCGTCCCGCCTCCGCGGCGAGCATCTCGATCACCTCGCCCTGGATCAGGGTCGAG harbors:
- a CDS encoding class I SAM-dependent methyltransferase → MAYEFTPDDVAFLRSRYGDKALQSAAELALTPSSLLADLTVLRARYPEHAAALAETVRARRRAVGKFPRPDRLLADEASVQQATAGPVAALRAGDIVARHPGAVVHDVTCSIGGELLALAAEPGVRGVLGSDVDPVRLTMAQHNLETGVSGRRPTLLRADALTPTSTADVIVADPARRDAGGRVFGIDRLDPPLLELLAVYAGRAMVVKCAPGLDYRKLRTRFGFEGQVQVVSLDGGVRETCLWTEVRGAPENRASVLRTVPDPAADPGTPARTRLYEVTSDDPDELDDPAVGEYIVDPDGAVVRAGLVRQYAHRHGLRQLDPQIAYLSGDVVPAGERGFRVIEQLPMHEKTLRGALAARGCGSLEILVRGLDVDPDRLRKRLKLKGDQPFALILTRIGRAGVAFLCEPGFRAGL
- a CDS encoding class I SAM-dependent methyltransferase, giving the protein MTSIDDPTTSDPKPNPHATAEEVEAALTDTKLAQVLYHDWEAETYDEKWSISFDERCIDYARGRLDRIVPDADLPYERAMELGCGTGFFLLNLMQSGVATKGSVTDLSPGMVKVALRNAEGLGLDVDGRVADAEKIPYDDDTFDLVVGHAVLHHIPDVEQALREVLRVLKPGGRFVFAGEPSTLGDFYARWMSRATWWATTNITKFGPLQSWRRPQEELDESSRAAALEAVVDIHTFSPQDLEELATAAGAVDVASASEELAAAMLGWPVRTFEAAVPAEKLGWGWARFAFGGWKRMTWLDDNVLQKVVPPQFFYNVLITGCKPAPEAPAS
- a CDS encoding enoyl-CoA hydratase/isomerase family protein, whose amino-acid sequence is MAEFVTLETSQDHPGVGTVKLHRPPMNALNRQVQDELVAAAAEANARDDIKAVVVYGGPKVFAAGADIKEMNDISFQEMAKIARRLQRGLGAISEITKPTVAAITGYALGGGLEVALGADRRIAGDNAKLGVPEVLLGVIPGGGGTQRLARLVGPSRAKDMVFTGRFVGAEEALQIGLVDEVVAPDEVYNAALTWASRFTGGASAAIAAAKAAIDQGLETDLETGLKIEAQLFASLFATDDRAIGMASFIENGPGKAEFTGK
- a CDS encoding DNA polymerase domain-containing protein, translating into MSDDARQVEVPGPRGADGNDTIRTIRLSSPDRVYFPQPGYTKGDLANYYLSVGEGITRALDRRPCMLHRFPKGLAGKKVHQKKLPAGAPDWVQTVPIYFPRFSRTVDELCVTELGAVIWAVQMSTVEFHPWNSRRDLMVGPGRFAAGGDVEKPDEWRIDLDPMPECDFARVRRVAHAAHELLDELGIRGFPKTSGGGAGSAASGPNHVSGLHIYVRIVPEWGFADVRRAALAFGAELARRLPDDATVTWWRKDRDPSKVFVDFNQNARDHTMAAAYSVRSTPIATVSAPIDWSELDDAEPDDFTIATMPERFARIGDLFAPIDDVTHRLDTLLEWAARDEAAAE
- a CDS encoding acid phosphatase — protein: MSGILLPGENLRGGRERENLIVVTRSRLLFLSLFSSLALLLTSFSTTVAAPPAQAAPAGFGPAQLVGPFESDIPPGGTYIPVLDGFTVLREHHPKVIKQNLDTVIEINHAADPAQRKDAIEINYDDRLLSMTYALGDRAGAAFRSLLAAGKLPKVEQLTSGYTARTMLPLGTTLLEKEYYDNPRPFEAAPRKIKRYDRPGGSVYSDVAGNGSYPSGHTAMGYWTGALLASWIPELGPQIIARSGDIGRSRIVLGVHYPLDVMGGRIMGQDLAAARLNDPAFSRLIREAGTQLRTQLSKALGQPLARVVAADPTVQPTAQALASHRADMVYSFDPVFPTMKSTIPASAAALLRTRFPHLSDAQRLDILRRTAVGPGYPLDQSGVNGGWVRIDLAAAYAATP
- a CDS encoding NUDIX hydrolase → MSPSEEQTAAAPEVAPLRDASTVVLVRDGDAGIEVFLQHRVKQMAFAGGMTVFPGGGVDDRDRDAQIRWAGPGPAWWAERLSTDEATARALVSAAVRETFEECGVLLAGTEDAVSPDPSAFAGERARLVGKDLSFAQFLSDNDLVLRADLLAPMAHWITPKNERRRYDTRFFLAALPDGHAADGATTEAEATEWRTARLALADWESGRRFLLPPTWTQLREIARFGTVAELMGASRVISPIEPRVSDGEGILGLGFDDSADYFAALSDGRLDRLGDR
- a CDS encoding ABC transporter ATP-binding protein; its protein translation is MTDALTDPDLILDFHDVTLARGGKTLVGPIDWQVELDERWVIIGPNGAGKTSLLRMAGAIEHPTSGTAFVLGEQLGRTDLRDLTTRIGLVSSALAGRVPPGEVVADLVISAGYSVLGRWREEYDDFDRERAIEVLESMGAEHLVDRTFGTLSEGERKRVLIARGLMTDPELLLLDEPAAGLDLGGREELVARLGALAADPDAPAIVLITHHVEEIPPGFTNLLMLSEGEVTAQGPLEVTLTAENLTATFRQSIALTRDDDRYFARRARRPGGHRRAAE
- a CDS encoding LLM class flavin-dependent oxidoreductase codes for the protein MSVPVSLLDLAQVGPGETVREALHHSLELARFADSTVPDRTVADRNDAGAGGFRRLWYAEHHNMAAIASAAPAVLIARMAAATSRIRLGAGGVMLPNHSPLAIAEQFGTLAELFGDRIDLGLGRAPGGDRATFAALRRSPADADQFPRDVVELQGYLRGIPQTFETAQDPAAGVVATPGAGTDVPLYILGSSLFGAQLAAYLGLPYAFASHFAPAALEQAISLYRKEFRPAQTPDGGTTEPYVIAAAAVIADADAELAARQLHEAKRQRAKFLFARDRTLSDDQADALLAGPAGRQVDEMLRYAAVGTPEHVRDELNRFAEHAQADELMLGSLAPNRAVWFGTVEKLAQLAA
- a CDS encoding peptidyl-tRNA hydrolase, whose amino-acid sequence is MGLNGRMARFAGYAPQVADPEDPARVLAMPLVLRIEKSDPPDRTALLEAVARATVLACLDPRAEPDGEWAEAFDRWCAGRIRKIARRARGAQWRAAQEVPGVTVDCAGAQARAFVPGPVGDTDRRLTRLQIEGTDVEGDLPSTPAEGLCLWVAPNLPMTVGKLAAQVSHASMLGAPLVPADQVEEWYRSGCPLTVRQAGAQRWATLLDDERAGRAVAVRDAGYTEVAPGSCTVIAEFRPPEDGDRSALG
- a CDS encoding polysaccharide deacetylase family protein, which produces MAAKRLWGGLGTRLAALVLGASLALGATACGGEIQGRALRGPSPSTEGLQKPVRVASNVPMKKLAPGEKPPQFILFSFDGVGVGENWDLFLDVSKETDSRFTALMTGLYFLTDAARKKYRGPGHRPGESSIAFGGTKAEVVEQIEYLNKTWYDGHEMGTHFVGHFCAGTKHPGKAWTTKDWNHELDQFFSLMVDWRKNTGITTGPDLAFGPDVVKGGRTQCLEGSPRALFPALRAHDMTWDSSFPAPEPGVRWPHQQGGIWEFHVPVTWSPPLKRRQMALDYNYWFSVNGAKNVPRDAPRIRRIVKQSYDYIYKRAYEGNRAPVVIANHFNDWSGNAFNPATADFMRDACVKPETICATHQDVIAWMELQDPAVLKELQARPAVAVDARR